In one Methylobacterium sp. SyP6R genomic region, the following are encoded:
- the recD2 gene encoding SF1B family DNA helicase RecD2, protein MAAFAPPPSRSPDALAGSIERVTFHNAESGFCVLKVKARGRRDLVAVIGHAPAVAAGEWVTATGAWVSDREHGLQFRADTLAATPPTGVEGISRYLASGQMRGIGPEMAKRIVKAFGADTFAVIEAQPERLTEVSGIGPTRAARITAAFAEHKAVREIMVFLHAHGVGTARAVRIFRTYGTDSVQVMTEDPYRLARDVRGIGFRTADAIAGKLGLAPTAPERLRAGLAYALQAAMDDGHCALPVPDLITRAATLLAVEAGLLRTALVEEIGGESVVMDTIQDVPHLFLRGLHAAERTIAERLVALDDAPLPWDEIDAQAALAKVEGETGRPLSPSQRAAAATLLNAKVAVMTGGPGVGKTSTLDALLRMLDGAGAAVLLAAPTGRAAKRMSEQTGREARTIHRLLEIDPRHGGFQRNEHAPLSCDLLVLDEASMIDVPLMNALTRALPRHAALWLVGDVDQLPSVGPGRVLADVIDAGRFAVARLTEVFRQAAESRIVTGAHRINAGRMPQGADTPDGDFFVVGIDDPEAGAEKLVEIVTRRIPRRFGLDPVRDVQVLCPMTRGALGSRHLNQALQRVLNPNPAVSVERFGWVFAPGDRVMVGQNDYDREVFNGDLGVVLRVDPEEGSLVAGFDGREVTWPFEELDALSPAYAITIHKSQGSEYPAVVIPVALQHYTMLARNLLYTGVTRGKRLVVLVAQTRAVAIAVRGGVKPRYTKLAEWLRQPARKRK, encoded by the coding sequence ATGGCCGCCTTCGCTCCCCCGCCCTCCCGCTCGCCCGACGCCCTCGCCGGGTCGATCGAGCGCGTCACCTTCCACAATGCCGAGAGCGGGTTCTGCGTCCTGAAGGTCAAGGCGCGGGGCCGGCGCGACCTCGTGGCGGTGATCGGCCACGCTCCCGCCGTGGCGGCGGGCGAATGGGTGACCGCCACCGGCGCCTGGGTCAGCGACCGCGAGCACGGCCTGCAATTCCGCGCCGACACCCTGGCGGCGACCCCTCCCACGGGCGTCGAGGGCATCAGTCGCTATCTCGCCTCGGGCCAGATGCGCGGCATCGGCCCGGAAATGGCCAAGCGCATCGTCAAGGCCTTCGGGGCCGACACCTTCGCGGTGATCGAGGCTCAGCCGGAGCGCCTGACCGAGGTATCGGGCATCGGCCCGACGCGCGCCGCCCGGATCACCGCGGCCTTTGCCGAGCACAAGGCGGTGCGGGAGATCATGGTGTTCCTGCACGCCCACGGCGTCGGCACCGCCCGGGCGGTCAGGATCTTCAGGACCTACGGCACCGACTCGGTCCAGGTGATGACCGAGGATCCCTATCGGCTGGCCCGCGACGTACGCGGCATCGGCTTTCGCACGGCGGATGCCATCGCGGGCAAGCTCGGCCTGGCGCCGACCGCGCCCGAGCGCCTGCGCGCCGGCCTCGCCTACGCGCTCCAGGCGGCGATGGATGACGGCCATTGCGCCCTGCCGGTGCCGGACCTCATCACCCGCGCCGCCACGCTGCTGGCGGTGGAGGCGGGCCTGCTCCGCACCGCCCTCGTCGAGGAGATCGGTGGCGAGTCGGTGGTGATGGACACGATCCAGGACGTGCCGCACCTGTTCCTGCGCGGCCTGCACGCGGCGGAACGGACGATCGCCGAGCGGCTGGTCGCCCTCGACGACGCGCCCCTGCCTTGGGACGAGATCGATGCGCAGGCCGCGCTCGCCAAGGTCGAGGGCGAGACCGGCCGGCCGCTCTCGCCGTCGCAACGAGCCGCCGCCGCGACGCTGCTGAACGCCAAGGTCGCGGTGATGACCGGCGGGCCGGGCGTCGGCAAGACCAGCACGCTGGACGCGCTCCTGCGGATGCTCGACGGGGCGGGGGCCGCGGTGCTGCTCGCCGCGCCCACGGGACGGGCCGCCAAGCGGATGAGCGAGCAGACCGGCCGCGAGGCCAGGACCATCCACCGCCTGCTCGAGATCGACCCGCGCCACGGCGGCTTCCAGCGCAACGAGCACGCTCCTCTGTCCTGCGACCTCCTGGTGCTGGACGAGGCCTCGATGATCGACGTGCCGCTGATGAACGCGCTGACCCGGGCCCTGCCGCGCCACGCCGCGCTGTGGCTCGTCGGCGATGTCGACCAGCTGCCCTCGGTCGGGCCGGGCCGGGTGCTCGCCGACGTGATCGATGCGGGCCGCTTCGCGGTCGCCCGCCTCACCGAGGTGTTCCGCCAGGCCGCCGAGAGCCGGATCGTCACGGGCGCCCACCGGATCAATGCCGGGCGGATGCCGCAAGGCGCCGACACGCCGGACGGCGACTTCTTCGTGGTCGGGATCGACGATCCCGAGGCCGGGGCCGAGAAGCTGGTCGAGATCGTCACCCGCCGCATCCCGCGCCGCTTCGGCCTCGACCCGGTCCGGGACGTGCAGGTGCTCTGCCCGATGACCCGCGGCGCCTTGGGAAGCCGCCACCTCAACCAGGCGCTCCAGCGGGTGCTCAACCCGAACCCGGCCGTCTCGGTCGAGCGCTTCGGCTGGGTCTTCGCCCCCGGCGACCGGGTGATGGTGGGGCAGAACGACTACGACCGCGAGGTCTTCAACGGCGATCTCGGCGTGGTGCTGCGGGTCGATCCCGAGGAGGGATCGCTGGTGGCGGGCTTCGATGGGCGCGAGGTGACCTGGCCGTTCGAGGAGCTGGACGCCTTGAGCCCCGCCTACGCCATCACGATCCACAAATCGCAAGGCTCGGAATACCCCGCCGTGGTGATCCCGGTGGCACTCCAGCACTATACGATGCTCGCCCGCAACCTGCTCTATACGGGCGTGACCCGGGGCAAGCGGCTGGTGGTGCTGGTGGCCCAGACCCGCGCGGTGGCGATCGCGGTGCGGGGTGGGGTGAAGCCGCGGTATACCAAGCTGGCGGAGTGGTTGCGGCAGCCGGCGAGGAAGAGAAAATAA
- a CDS encoding FkbM family methyltransferase: protein MTQTLHPFGTYAPAGLVRWILSRTERLPDESWGARRLALLLRRCAIRLLRGRPLDVERYGARMRLHPYNNNCEKKVLFTPQFFDPLERTILRERVKPDCVFLDIGANVGAYALFVAAAAGPGARVLAVEPQPDIFDKLTYNIAQNPFGSVKAVACAVADKAGEMTLFVDPRNRGESSLKVVGTNEGAAIRVPAVSLLDLVRGEGLTRLDAVKLDVEGAEDLILEPFLRQAPSSLYPRLLIVEDGTDLWQTDLAALLTRHGYRRIAKTRLNLVFEREG, encoded by the coding sequence ATGACACAGACCCTCCATCCCTTCGGCACCTACGCGCCCGCCGGGCTCGTGCGCTGGATCCTGTCCCGCACCGAGCGCCTGCCCGACGAGAGCTGGGGGGCGCGGCGCCTCGCCCTGCTCCTGCGCCGCTGCGCCATCCGGTTGCTGCGCGGCCGGCCCCTCGACGTCGAGCGCTACGGCGCACGCATGCGGCTGCATCCCTACAACAACAACTGCGAGAAGAAGGTGCTCTTCACCCCGCAGTTCTTCGATCCGCTGGAGCGGACGATCCTGCGGGAGCGGGTGAAGCCGGACTGCGTCTTCCTCGACATCGGGGCGAATGTCGGCGCCTACGCGCTGTTCGTGGCCGCCGCCGCCGGCCCCGGCGCGCGGGTCCTGGCGGTGGAGCCGCAGCCGGACATCTTCGACAAGCTCACCTACAACATCGCCCAGAACCCGTTCGGCAGCGTCAAGGCGGTGGCCTGCGCGGTCGCCGACAAGGCCGGCGAGATGACCCTGTTCGTCGATCCCCGCAACCGCGGCGAATCGAGCCTGAAGGTGGTGGGCACCAACGAGGGCGCGGCGATCCGGGTGCCGGCGGTGTCCCTCCTCGACCTCGTGCGCGGCGAGGGCCTGACCCGGCTCGACGCGGTCAAGCTCGACGTCGAGGGCGCCGAGGATCTGATCCTCGAACCGTTCCTGCGCCAGGCGCCGTCCTCCCTGTACCCGCGCCTCCTCATCGTCGAGGACGGCACCGACCTGTGGCAGACCGACCTCGCCGCCCTGCTCACCCGCCACGGCTACCGCCGCATCGCCAAGACCCGGCTGAACCTGGTCTTCGAGCGGGAGGGGTAG
- a CDS encoding DedA family protein codes for MHFLHDLPVADLISHYGYWAIFLIVTLESAGVPMPGETALISASVYAGSTGNLRIGLVVLAAAAAAIIGDNLGYWVGRRWGMPLLLRHGSKIALDHRRLKLGQYLFRRHGGKIVFFGRFTAMLRAYAALLAGVNQFDARRFFLFNAAGGIAWASLMGFGAYWGGRSIEHVAGPVGLGLLAIVVFGGIALWLFVRRHEARLTQEAEQAIPGPLA; via the coding sequence ATGCACTTCCTCCACGACCTCCCGGTCGCCGACCTGATCTCCCATTACGGCTACTGGGCGATCTTCCTGATCGTCACCCTCGAGAGCGCCGGCGTGCCGATGCCGGGCGAGACGGCGCTGATCTCGGCCTCCGTCTATGCCGGCTCCACCGGCAACCTGCGCATCGGCCTCGTGGTGCTGGCGGCGGCGGCCGCCGCGATCATCGGCGACAATCTCGGCTACTGGGTCGGCCGGCGCTGGGGCATGCCGCTGCTCCTCAGGCACGGGAGCAAGATCGCCCTCGACCACCGCCGCCTCAAGCTCGGCCAGTATCTCTTCCGCCGCCACGGCGGCAAGATCGTGTTCTTCGGCCGCTTCACCGCGATGCTGCGCGCCTATGCGGCGCTGCTTGCCGGGGTGAACCAGTTCGACGCCCGCCGCTTCTTCCTGTTCAACGCCGCCGGCGGCATCGCCTGGGCCTCGCTGATGGGCTTCGGCGCCTATTGGGGCGGCCGCTCGATCGAGCACGTCGCCGGCCCGGTCGGGCTGGGGCTCCTCGCCATCGTGGTGTTCGGCGGCATCGCCCTGTGGCTGTTCGTGCGCCGTCACGAGGCGCGGCTGACGCAGGAGGCCGAGCAGGCGATCCCGGGCCCGCTCGCCTGA
- a CDS encoding MdtA/MuxA family multidrug efflux RND transporter periplasmic adaptor subunit: MNELSPIRTDDAVEQRPRRRGRGLVWLILLLALAGGGYWAYRTYLPDGFRKPETQQAGSGRRGGRRGAGGEGPQAVGIATVQRGDMPVVLSGLGTVTPLATVTVRSQVSGYLTRIGFREGQTVKAGDFLAQIDVRPYEALLAQYQGQLLRDQALLQNARLDLTRYQTLNRQDSISKQNVDTQAATVKQYEGIVASDQAQIDQQKLNISYGRITSPVEGRVGLRQIDQGNYVTAASTGIVVVTQLHPISVLFTLPETVLARVMDRLRAGATLPVRVFDRSDTTEIARGNLDTVDNQIDVTTGTVKLRALFPNTDDRLFPNQFVNARLDVDTVRDAALVPAAAVLRGTPGTYVYLLTAEDKVAVRTIEIGESDGVRTVVTKGLAVGDRVVVDGTDRLKDGAAVRVTGGRPETTAGPEAAKPEGGEGAAAQPKPEGQRPEGERPHRRRQQSQNP, from the coding sequence ATGAACGAGTTGTCTCCCATCCGGACCGATGACGCGGTCGAGCAGCGGCCGCGTCGGCGCGGCCGTGGGCTCGTGTGGCTGATCCTGCTGCTGGCGCTCGCCGGGGGCGGGTACTGGGCCTACCGCACCTATCTGCCGGATGGGTTCCGGAAGCCCGAGACCCAGCAGGCCGGGTCCGGACGGCGCGGCGGGCGCCGCGGCGCGGGCGGGGAGGGGCCGCAGGCGGTCGGCATCGCCACGGTGCAGCGGGGCGACATGCCGGTGGTGCTGTCGGGGCTGGGCACGGTGACGCCGCTCGCCACCGTCACGGTGCGCTCGCAGGTGAGCGGCTACCTCACCCGGATCGGCTTTCGCGAAGGCCAGACCGTCAAGGCCGGCGACTTCCTGGCCCAGATCGACGTGCGGCCCTACGAGGCGCTGCTGGCGCAGTACCAGGGCCAGCTCCTGCGCGACCAGGCCCTGCTGCAGAATGCCCGCCTGGACCTGACCCGCTACCAGACCCTGAACCGGCAGGATTCGATCTCGAAGCAGAACGTCGACACGCAAGCCGCCACGGTCAAGCAGTACGAGGGCATCGTCGCCTCCGACCAGGCCCAGATCGACCAGCAGAAGCTCAACATCAGTTACGGCCGCATCACCTCGCCGGTCGAGGGCCGGGTCGGCCTGCGCCAGATCGACCAGGGCAACTACGTCACCGCCGCCTCGACCGGCATCGTCGTGGTCACCCAGCTGCATCCGATCTCGGTGCTGTTCACCCTGCCGGAGACCGTGCTAGCCCGGGTGATGGACCGCCTGCGGGCCGGCGCCACCCTGCCGGTGCGGGTCTTCGACCGCTCGGACACCACCGAGATCGCGCGGGGCAACCTCGACACCGTCGACAACCAGATCGACGTGACGACCGGCACGGTGAAGCTGCGGGCGCTGTTTCCCAACACGGACGACCGGCTGTTTCCCAACCAGTTCGTCAATGCCCGCCTCGACGTCGACACCGTGCGCGACGCGGCGCTGGTGCCGGCCGCGGCCGTTTTGCGCGGCACGCCCGGCACCTACGTCTATCTCCTCACGGCTGAGGACAAGGTCGCGGTGCGGACGATCGAGATCGGCGAGAGCGACGGGGTGCGGACCGTCGTCACCAAGGGGCTCGCGGTCGGCGACCGGGTGGTGGTCGACGGGACCGACCGGCTGAAGGACGGGGCGGCGGTGCGCGTCACCGGTGGGCGGCCCGAGACGACGGCCGGGCCGGAGGCGGCGAAGCCGGAGGGCGGGGAGGGCGCTGCGGCCCAGCCGAAGCCGGAGGGGCAGCGTCCCGAGGGCGAGCGCCCGCACCGCCGCCGGCAGCAGAGCCAGAACCCGTGA
- a CDS encoding MdtB/MuxB family multidrug efflux RND transporter permease subunit produces the protein MNPSRLFILRPVATTLLMLAILLVGMISYFNLPLSALPSVDYPTIQVQTFYPGASPEVMTSAVTAPLERQFGQLANLNQMTSQSSAGASVITLQFNLDLGIDIATQEVQAAINAAGNLLPGDLPAPPVYAKVNPADAPILTLALTSKTLALTQVRDLAETRLAQKISQVSGVGLVSMAGGMRPAVRVRFNASALAAYGLNIDDLRTTINNLNVNTPKGSIDGPTQSFTINANDQIRDPNAYRDAVIAYRNGAPVRLSAVAEVVEGAENTQLGAWMDTTQAVILNIQRQPGANVIAVVDRIKALLPQLQATLPAAIQVTPLTDRTVTIRASVEDVQFELLLAIALVVLVIFLFLRSLPATLIPSLSVPLSLVGALSVMDLWGFSLDNLSLMALTIATGFVVDDAIVVIENIARHVEEGDSPMEAALKGSREIGFTIISLTVSLLAVLIPLLFMGEVVGRLFHEFAITLAATIVISGIVSLTLVPMLCARLLRHEAPQARAAGRLSNAGRRLMEGGIAFYGRTLRGVLAHQWLTLLVAVGTLVLTVYLYVVIPKGFFPVQDTGLIQGITQADQTVSYSAMAERQQRLAEAILKDPDVVSLSSFIGVDGQNVTLNSGRFLINLRPREERTENASAIIRRISARVGDVPGIALFMQPVQDLTIDTAVSATQYQFILENPDLGAFDTWVPRLVDRLKQIPDLADVASDRQASGLSAYITIDRATAGRYGITPASVDNALYDAFGQRIISTIFTQSNQYRVILEADPELHRTLDSLQRIYLPSSTATNGQVPLTAIAQVSERRAPLLISHLGQFPATTISFNLAPGASLGPAVAAIRAAEAELGMPDSFRLIFQGSALAFQASLDNTLFLVLAAIVTVYIVLGVLYESFVHPITILSTLPSAGIGALAGLMLFNHDLDIIGIIGIVLLIGIVKKNAIMMIDFALQAEREEGMTPRDAIYEACILRFRPILMTTFAALFAAIPLILGTGTGSELRQPLGISIAGGLIVSQILTLYTTPVIYLAFDRLGRRLSGRRSSGLAPGEAVP, from the coding sequence ATGAACCCCTCCCGCCTGTTCATCCTGCGCCCGGTCGCGACCACGCTCCTGATGCTGGCGATCCTGCTCGTCGGCATGATCTCCTACTTCAACCTGCCGCTCTCGGCCCTGCCCTCGGTCGATTACCCGACGATCCAGGTCCAGACCTTCTATCCCGGCGCCAGCCCCGAGGTGATGACCTCGGCGGTGACGGCGCCGCTGGAGCGGCAATTCGGCCAGCTCGCCAACCTCAACCAGATGACGTCGCAGTCCTCCGCCGGCGCCTCGGTCATCACGCTCCAGTTCAACCTCGATCTCGGCATCGACATCGCCACCCAAGAGGTTCAGGCCGCGATCAACGCCGCCGGCAACCTGCTGCCGGGCGACCTGCCGGCCCCGCCGGTCTACGCCAAGGTGAACCCGGCCGACGCGCCGATCCTGACGCTGGCGCTCACCTCCAAGACCCTGGCGCTGACCCAGGTCCGCGACCTCGCCGAGACGCGGCTGGCGCAAAAAATCAGCCAGGTCTCGGGCGTCGGCCTCGTCTCGATGGCGGGTGGGATGCGGCCGGCGGTGCGGGTGCGGTTCAACGCATCGGCGCTCGCGGCCTACGGCCTCAACATCGACGATTTGCGCACCACCATCAACAACCTCAACGTCAACACCCCGAAGGGCTCGATCGACGGGCCGACCCAGTCCTTCACCATCAACGCCAACGACCAGATCCGCGATCCCAACGCCTATCGCGACGCGGTGATCGCCTATCGCAACGGCGCGCCGGTACGGCTCTCGGCGGTGGCCGAGGTGGTGGAGGGGGCGGAGAACACCCAGCTCGGCGCCTGGATGGACACCACCCAGGCGGTGATCCTCAACATCCAGCGCCAGCCCGGCGCCAACGTCATCGCGGTGGTCGACCGGATCAAGGCGCTGCTGCCCCAGCTCCAGGCGACGCTGCCGGCGGCGATCCAGGTCACCCCGCTCACCGACCGCACGGTGACGATCCGCGCCTCGGTGGAGGACGTGCAGTTCGAATTGCTGCTGGCCATCGCCCTGGTGGTGCTGGTGATCTTCCTGTTCCTGCGCTCGCTGCCCGCCACCCTGATCCCGAGCCTGTCGGTGCCGCTGTCGCTGGTCGGCGCGCTCTCGGTCATGGACCTGTGGGGCTTCTCCCTCGACAACCTGTCCTTGATGGCGCTCACCATCGCGACCGGCTTCGTGGTGGATGACGCGATCGTCGTCATCGAGAACATCGCCCGCCACGTCGAGGAGGGCGACAGCCCGATGGAGGCGGCCCTCAAGGGCTCGCGCGAGATCGGCTTCACCATCATCTCGCTCACCGTCTCGCTGCTCGCGGTGCTGATCCCGCTCCTGTTCATGGGCGAGGTGGTGGGGCGGCTGTTCCACGAATTCGCCATCACGCTGGCTGCCACCATCGTGATCTCGGGGATCGTCTCGCTGACCCTGGTGCCGATGCTGTGCGCGCGGCTGCTGCGCCACGAGGCCCCGCAGGCCCGCGCCGCCGGGCGCCTGTCCAATGCCGGGCGCCGGCTGATGGAGGGCGGCATCGCCTTCTACGGCCGCACCTTGCGGGGCGTCCTCGCCCATCAATGGCTGACGCTGCTGGTGGCAGTGGGCACCCTCGTGCTCACCGTCTACCTCTACGTCGTGATCCCGAAGGGCTTCTTCCCGGTCCAGGATACCGGGCTGATCCAGGGCATCACCCAGGCCGACCAGACCGTCTCGTACAGCGCCATGGCCGAGCGCCAGCAGCGCCTGGCGGAAGCGATCCTGAAGGATCCGGACGTGGTCAGCCTGTCGTCGTTCATCGGCGTCGACGGCCAGAACGTGACGCTGAATTCCGGCCGCTTCCTCATCAACCTGCGCCCGCGCGAGGAGCGGACGGAGAATGCCAGCGCGATCATCCGGCGGATCTCCGCCCGGGTCGGCGACGTGCCGGGGATCGCGCTGTTCATGCAGCCGGTGCAGGACCTCACCATCGACACGGCGGTGAGCGCGACCCAGTACCAGTTCATCCTGGAGAACCCGGATCTCGGCGCCTTCGACACCTGGGTCCCGCGCCTCGTCGACCGCCTGAAGCAGATCCCGGATCTGGCCGACGTGGCGAGCGACCGGCAGGCGAGCGGGCTATCGGCCTACATCACCATCGACCGCGCCACGGCCGGACGCTACGGCATCACCCCGGCTTCCGTCGACAACGCCCTCTACGACGCCTTCGGCCAGCGCATCATCTCGACCATCTTCACCCAGTCGAACCAGTACCGGGTGATCCTCGAGGCCGATCCGGAGCTGCACCGGACGCTGGACTCGCTGCAGCGGATCTACCTGCCGTCCTCCACCGCCACCAACGGCCAGGTGCCGCTCACCGCCATCGCCCAGGTGAGCGAGCGCCGCGCCCCCCTCCTCATCAGCCATCTCGGCCAGTTCCCGGCCACCACCATCTCGTTCAACCTCGCGCCGGGTGCCTCGCTCGGGCCGGCGGTGGCGGCGATCCGGGCGGCGGAGGCAGAGCTCGGCATGCCCGACAGCTTCCGGCTGATCTTCCAGGGCTCGGCGCTCGCCTTCCAGGCCTCGCTCGACAACACCCTGTTCCTGGTGCTCGCGGCGATCGTCACGGTCTACATCGTGCTCGGCGTTCTGTATGAGAGCTTCGTCCACCCGATCACGATCCTGTCGACCCTGCCCTCGGCCGGCATCGGGGCGCTCGCCGGGCTGATGCTGTTCAACCACGACCTCGACATCATCGGCATCATCGGCATCGTGCTCCTGATCGGCATCGTGAAGAAGAACGCCATCATGATGATCGACTTCGCGCTCCAGGCCGAGCGCGAGGAGGGCATGACCCCGCGGGACGCGATCTACGAGGCCTGCATCCTGCGCTTCCGCCCGATCCTGATGACGACCTTCGCGGCCCTGTTCGCGGCGATCCCGCTGATCCTCGGGACGGGGACCGGCTCGGAGCTGCGCCAGCCGCTCGGCATCTCGATCGCCGGCGGCCTGATCGTGAGCCAGATCCTGACGCTCTACACCACGCCGGTGATCTACCTCGCCTTCGACCGGCTCGGCCGGCGCCTCTCCGGGCGGCGCAGCAGCGGGCTCGCGCCCGGGGAGGCGGTGCCGTGA